In one window of Musa acuminata AAA Group cultivar baxijiao chromosome BXJ3-2, Cavendish_Baxijiao_AAA, whole genome shotgun sequence DNA:
- the LOC135630855 gene encoding uncharacterized protein LOC135630855 isoform X2 has product MVRDNIDLVGDLTIHLLRDIGEMAYWGSGLWHQLFIEEGNLHVASIYAGEESVPLKGAEIVAELKYLLNLLNLCWHFSKKPFPLFLEATGYSQDDVLLQKPKAGILKPAFTILTDKSTKSILLLIRGTHSIRDTLTAATGAVVPFHHTLLYEGGISDLILGYAHCGMVAAARSIAKLATPCLLEALHEYPDYKLKIVGHSLGGGTAALLTYILREQQEFATAICVTFAPAACMTWELAESGRHFITSIINGADLVPSFSAASVDDLRSEVTASAWLNDLRNQIEQTRILSTVYRSASALGSRLPSIASARARVAGAGAILRPVSNGTQVVMTRAKSVAQAALSRPPLRISSWSCIGPRYRNKASFPITRREENIEESSMITKENGETIATLTETTTVETTEITTQGVGWTSDLDCSHSSAISHADGPVNTGDISDDEDATGQCRNEDSMTEYDLWQQLENELNKARQNEEVDIDNEIREEENAAAAAHEEVEGTSEGILTETKEVRRFYPPGKIMHIVIFPPEETTNEEDSGIHHDGENPEPEYKTGIFLTPRSLYGKLRLSQSMINDHFMPIYRRNIERLISILEKEDGHGDEAMML; this is encoded by the exons ATGGTTAGAGACAATATCGACCTTGTCGGAGACCTTACGATTCACCTACTCCGAGACATTGGGGAAATGGCCTATTGGGGATCTGGCCTTTGGCATCAACTTTTTATTGAAGAG GGGAACTTACATGTAGCTAGTATATATGCTGGTGAAGAAAGTGTACCGCTTAAAGGGGCTGAAATTGTTGCTGAGCTAAAGTATCTTTTGAATTTATTGAATCTTTGCTGGCATTTTTCAAAAAAACCATTCCCATTATTTTTGGAGGCGACTGGTTATTCCCAAGATGATGTCCTACTTCAAAAACCTAAAGCAGGC ATCTTGAAGCCAGCATTTACAATTTTAACAGATAAAAGCACAAAAAGCATTCTGCTATTGATTAGGGGGACACACAGCATCAGAGACACATTAACAGCTGCAACTGGTGCAGTTGTTCCATTCCACCACACTTTATTATATGAAGGCGGCATCAGCGATTTAATTTTAGGATATGCACACTGTGGAATGGTTGCAGCTGCTCGGTCAATTGCTAAGCTTGCCACCCCTTGTCTTTTGGAAGCACTGCATGAATATCCAGATTACAAACTAAAG ATAGTGGGACACTCTCTGGGTGGAGGTACAGCAGCACTCTTAACCTATATTTTAAGGGAGCAACAGGAGTTTGCCACTGCTATTTGTGTTACATTTGCCCCAG CTGCTTGTATGACATGGGAGTTAGCAGAATCAGGCAGGCACTTCATTACTTCGATTATTAATGGAGCTGATTTGGTTCCTTCCTTTTCAGCAGCATCAGTAGATGACCTACGTTCTGAG GTGACAGCATCAGCATGGCTTAATGATTTACGAAATCAAATTGAACAGACAAGGATATTGAGCACAGTTTATCGTTCAGCATCTGCTCTAGGGTCTAGACTTCCATCAATTGCTAGTGCAAGAGCAAGAGTAGCTGGTGCTGGTGCAATCCTACGCCCTGTATCCAATGGGACACAG GTTGTCATGACCAGAGCAAAAAGTGTGGCTCAAGCTGCATTGAGTCGACCACCTCTTCGTATATCGTCATGGTCATGTATTGGGCCCCGTTACCGCAACAAGGCATCTTTTCCGATTACAAGACGAGAAGAGAACATTGAAGAGTCATCTATGATAACAAAAGAAAATGGCGAGACTATTGCAACATTGACTGAAACTACCACTGTAGAGACCACAGAGATTACAACTCAAGGTGTAGGATGGACTTCAGACCTAGATTGCTCGCATTCCAGTGCAATTTCTCATGCTGATGGCCCGGTGAACACTGGTGATATCAGTGATGATGAGGATGCAACTGGTCAATGTAGGAATGAGGACAGCATGACCGAGTATGATTTGTGGCAGCAACTGGAGAATGAGTTGAACAAGGCAAGGCAGAACGAAGAAGTTGATATTGATAATGAAATAAGGGAAGAGGAGAATGCTGCTGCCGCTGCACATGAAGAGGTTGAGGGCACATCAGAAGGCATTCTTACTGAAACAAAGGAAGTGCGGAGGTTCTACCCCCCTGGGAAAATCATGCACATTGTGATCTTCCCTCCAGAGGAGACGACAAACGAAGAAGATTCTGGTATCCATCATGATGGTGAGAACCCAGAGCCAGAGTACAAGACTGGGATCTTCTTGACCCCAAGGTCACTTTATGGTAAGTTGAGGCTCTCACAGTCCATGATCAATGATCATTTCATGCCAATTTACAGAAGAAATATTGAGCGACTCATCAGTATACTCGAGAAAGAGGATGGACATGGTGATGAAGCCATGATGTTATAG
- the LOC135631460 gene encoding putative DNA glycosylase At3g47830, which yields MPKNPKRKRALTPIRSLETLKPSSEHYPDLPFPTPEQCRDVRDALLAHHGFPEEFAKYRRSTTSPLGAETAVDGVARETVLEGLVSTLLSQNTTESNSRRAFESLKSAFPTWEHVLAAESKLVEDAIRCGGLAATKAARIKSILRALKDKSGQICLEYLRHLSVDEVKTELSMFKGIGPKTIACVLMFHLQRDDFPVDTHVYRITRDIGWVPMKADREQAYRHLNNRIPNDLKFDLNCLLVTHGRLCHRCAIRGGSQKTSRSFTSCPLAEYQKSRRVS from the exons ATGCCTAAAAACCCTAAGCGGAAGCGCGCTCTCACGCCGATCCGATCCCTCGAAACCCTTAAGCCTTCCTCCGAGCACTACCCGGACCTCCCATTCCCCACCCCGGAGCAATGCCGGGACGTCCGCGACGCCCTCCTCGCCCACCACGGCTTCCCGGAGGAGTTCGCCAAGTACCGGAGATCCACCACTAGTCCACTGGGTGCGGAGACGGCCGTCGATGGAGTCGCCAGGGAAACAGTTCTTGAAGGACTTGTAAGCACTCTATTGTCGCAGAACACCACCGAATCGAACTCGAGAAGGGCTTTTGAGTCCCTCAAATCCGCCTTCCCCACTTGGGAGCAC GTTCTTGCTGCGGAATCGAAGCTCGTAGAGGATGCCATCAGATGTGGAGGCTTGGCTGCGACCAAGGCAGCGAGGATAAAGAGCATTCTGAGAGCATTGAAGGACAAGAGTGGGCAGATTTGCTTGGAATACTTGCGCCACCTGTCTGTTGACGAGGTCAAGACTGAGCTATCAATGTTTAAGGGAATAGGACCAAAAACG ATAGCATGCGTCTTAATGTTCCATCTTCAGCGAGATGATTTCCCAGTGGACACTCAT GTCTATCGGATCACAAGGGACATTGGTTGGGTACCTATGAAAGCTGACAGGGAGCAGGCTTATCGTCATCTCAATAATAGAATACCTAATGACCTGAAGTTTGACCTAAATTGTCTTCTTGTAACTCATGGAAGACTTTGCCACAGATGTGCCATCAGGGGCGGTAGCCAGAAAACTTCACGTTCTTTCACTTCTTGCCCTCTCGCTGAGTATCAGAAGAGTAGGAGAGTAAGCTAA
- the LOC135630855 gene encoding uncharacterized protein LOC135630855 isoform X1, which yields MATATMATAAGAAALLYYTLKWKLHAGRFQENGQGEHDQDASKPILSGRNRVSQRPAQAPATWLETISTLSETLRFTYSETLGKWPIGDLAFGINFLLKRQGNLHVASIYAGEESVPLKGAEIVAELKYLLNLLNLCWHFSKKPFPLFLEATGYSQDDVLLQKPKAGILKPAFTILTDKSTKSILLLIRGTHSIRDTLTAATGAVVPFHHTLLYEGGISDLILGYAHCGMVAAARSIAKLATPCLLEALHEYPDYKLKIVGHSLGGGTAALLTYILREQQEFATAICVTFAPAACMTWELAESGRHFITSIINGADLVPSFSAASVDDLRSEVTASAWLNDLRNQIEQTRILSTVYRSASALGSRLPSIASARARVAGAGAILRPVSNGTQVVMTRAKSVAQAALSRPPLRISSWSCIGPRYRNKASFPITRREENIEESSMITKENGETIATLTETTTVETTEITTQGVGWTSDLDCSHSSAISHADGPVNTGDISDDEDATGQCRNEDSMTEYDLWQQLENELNKARQNEEVDIDNEIREEENAAAAAHEEVEGTSEGILTETKEVRRFYPPGKIMHIVIFPPEETTNEEDSGIHHDGENPEPEYKTGIFLTPRSLYGKLRLSQSMINDHFMPIYRRNIERLISILEKEDGHGDEAMML from the exons ATGGCGACGGCAACCATGGCGACTGCTGCTGGCGCCGCTGCGCTTCTGTATTACACACTGAAGTGGAAACTACACGCCGGTCGATTTCAAGAGAATGGTCAAGGCGAACACGATCAGGATGCATCCAAACCTATTCTTTCTGGGAGGAATCGAGTCTCGCAGAGGCCTGCGCAGGCCCCTGCAACATGGTTAGAGACAATATCGACCTTGTCGGAGACCTTACGATTCACCTACTCCGAGACATTGGGGAAATGGCCTATTGGGGATCTGGCCTTTGGCATCAACTTTTTATTGAAGAGGCAG GGGAACTTACATGTAGCTAGTATATATGCTGGTGAAGAAAGTGTACCGCTTAAAGGGGCTGAAATTGTTGCTGAGCTAAAGTATCTTTTGAATTTATTGAATCTTTGCTGGCATTTTTCAAAAAAACCATTCCCATTATTTTTGGAGGCGACTGGTTATTCCCAAGATGATGTCCTACTTCAAAAACCTAAAGCAGGC ATCTTGAAGCCAGCATTTACAATTTTAACAGATAAAAGCACAAAAAGCATTCTGCTATTGATTAGGGGGACACACAGCATCAGAGACACATTAACAGCTGCAACTGGTGCAGTTGTTCCATTCCACCACACTTTATTATATGAAGGCGGCATCAGCGATTTAATTTTAGGATATGCACACTGTGGAATGGTTGCAGCTGCTCGGTCAATTGCTAAGCTTGCCACCCCTTGTCTTTTGGAAGCACTGCATGAATATCCAGATTACAAACTAAAG ATAGTGGGACACTCTCTGGGTGGAGGTACAGCAGCACTCTTAACCTATATTTTAAGGGAGCAACAGGAGTTTGCCACTGCTATTTGTGTTACATTTGCCCCAG CTGCTTGTATGACATGGGAGTTAGCAGAATCAGGCAGGCACTTCATTACTTCGATTATTAATGGAGCTGATTTGGTTCCTTCCTTTTCAGCAGCATCAGTAGATGACCTACGTTCTGAG GTGACAGCATCAGCATGGCTTAATGATTTACGAAATCAAATTGAACAGACAAGGATATTGAGCACAGTTTATCGTTCAGCATCTGCTCTAGGGTCTAGACTTCCATCAATTGCTAGTGCAAGAGCAAGAGTAGCTGGTGCTGGTGCAATCCTACGCCCTGTATCCAATGGGACACAG GTTGTCATGACCAGAGCAAAAAGTGTGGCTCAAGCTGCATTGAGTCGACCACCTCTTCGTATATCGTCATGGTCATGTATTGGGCCCCGTTACCGCAACAAGGCATCTTTTCCGATTACAAGACGAGAAGAGAACATTGAAGAGTCATCTATGATAACAAAAGAAAATGGCGAGACTATTGCAACATTGACTGAAACTACCACTGTAGAGACCACAGAGATTACAACTCAAGGTGTAGGATGGACTTCAGACCTAGATTGCTCGCATTCCAGTGCAATTTCTCATGCTGATGGCCCGGTGAACACTGGTGATATCAGTGATGATGAGGATGCAACTGGTCAATGTAGGAATGAGGACAGCATGACCGAGTATGATTTGTGGCAGCAACTGGAGAATGAGTTGAACAAGGCAAGGCAGAACGAAGAAGTTGATATTGATAATGAAATAAGGGAAGAGGAGAATGCTGCTGCCGCTGCACATGAAGAGGTTGAGGGCACATCAGAAGGCATTCTTACTGAAACAAAGGAAGTGCGGAGGTTCTACCCCCCTGGGAAAATCATGCACATTGTGATCTTCCCTCCAGAGGAGACGACAAACGAAGAAGATTCTGGTATCCATCATGATGGTGAGAACCCAGAGCCAGAGTACAAGACTGGGATCTTCTTGACCCCAAGGTCACTTTATGGTAAGTTGAGGCTCTCACAGTCCATGATCAATGATCATTTCATGCCAATTTACAGAAGAAATATTGAGCGACTCATCAGTATACTCGAGAAAGAGGATGGACATGGTGATGAAGCCATGATGTTATAG